The proteins below are encoded in one region of Eulemur rufifrons isolate Redbay chromosome 2, OSU_ERuf_1, whole genome shotgun sequence:
- the LPAR2 gene encoding lysophosphatidic acid receptor 2, protein MVTMGQCYYNQTIGFFYNNSGKELSSHWRPKDVIVVALGLTVSVLVLLTNLLVIAAIASNRRFHQPIYYLLGNLAAADLFAGVAYLFLMFHTGPRTARLSLEGWFVRQGLLDTSLTASVATLLAIAVERHRSVMAVQLHSRLPRGRVVMLIVGVWVAALGLGLLPAHSWHCLCALDRCSRMAPLLSRSYLAVWALSSLLVFLLMVAVYTRIFFYVRRRVQRMAEHVSCHPRYRETTLSLVKTVVIILGAFVVCWTPGQVVLLLDGLDCKSCNVLAVEKYFLLLAEANSLVNAVVYSCRDAEMRRTFRHLLCCVCLRRSTHASAHCASSAQASASTRIMLPENGHSLMDSTL, encoded by the exons ATGGTCACTATGGGCCAGTGCTACTACAACCAGACCATTGGCTTCTTCTACAACAACAGTGGCAAGGAGCTTAGCTCTCACTGGCGGCCCAAGGATGTGATTGTGGTGGCCCTGGGGCTGACTGTCAGTGTGCTGGTGTTGCTGACCAACCTGCTGGTCATAGCAGCCATTGCCTCCAACCGCCGCTTCCACCAGCCCATTTACTACCTGCTGGGCAACCTGGCTGCCGCCGACCTCTTTGCTGGTGTGGCCTACCTCTTCCTCATGTTCCACACCGGTCCACGCACGGCCCGGCTCTCACTTGAGGGCTGGTTTGTGCGGCAGGGCCTGCTAGACACAAGCCTGACGGCGTCAGTGGCCACACTGCTGGCCATCGCCGTAGAGCGGCACCGCAGCGTGATGGCTGTGCAGCTGCACAGCCGCCTGCCCCGTGGCCGTGTGGTCATGCTCATCGTGGGCGTGTGGGTGGCTGcgctgggcctggggctgctgcctGCCCACTCCTGGCACTGCCTCTGTGCCCTGGACCGCTGTTCGCGCATGGCCCCCCTGCTCAGCCGCTCCTACCTGGCCGTCTGGGCACTGTCCAGCTTACTTGTCTTCCTGCTCATGGTGGCTGTCTACACCCGCATTTTCTTCTATGTGCGGCGGCGAGTACAGCGCATGGCGGAGCACGTCAGCTGCCACCCTCGCTACCGAGAGACCACGCTCAGCCTGGTCAAGACTGTTGTCATCATCCTGG GGGCATTTGTGGTCTGCTGGACACCAGGCCAGGTGGTACTGCTCCTGGATGGTCTGGACTGCAAATCCTGCAACGTCCTGGCTGTAGAGAAGTATTTCCTACTCTTGGCCGAGGCCAACTCGCTGGTCAATGCTGTGGTGTACTCATGCCGAGATGCTGAGATGCGCCGCACCTTCCGCCACCTCCTCTGCTGCGTGTGCCTCCGCCGGTCCACCCACGCGTCTGCCCACTGTGCATCCTCTGCCCAGGCAAGTGCCAGCACTCGCATCATGCTTCCTGAAAATGGTCACTCCCTGATGGACTCCACTCTTTAG